In a single window of the Acyrthosiphon pisum isolate AL4f chromosome X, pea_aphid_22Mar2018_4r6ur, whole genome shotgun sequence genome:
- the LOC107884097 gene encoding uncharacterized protein LOC107884097: protein MLASTLNSLLGWCPTLTSAMMTHSLSAMKNVRKPVSLKKTPQPRSWSVFHHHHLKLTKWRWVKSRRWWWKKHPMLASTLNSLLGWCPTLTSAMMTHSLSAMKNVRNQLETSLHTKLCLHLIYFIFFS, encoded by the exons ATGTTGGCGTCAACGTTGAACAGCTTGCTGGGATGGTGTCCAACGTTGACGTCAGCAATGAT GACTCACAGCCTTTCAGCTATGAAGAATGTACGTAAGCCCGTAAGCCTAAAGAAAACGCCGCAACCAAGGAGCTGGTCAGTCTTCCACCATCACCACCTCAAGTTGACCAAATGGAGGTGGGTCAAGAGCAGGCGGTGGTGGTGGAAGAAACACCCAATGTTGGCGTCAACGTTGAACAGCTTGCTGGGATGGTGTCCAACGTTGACGTCAGCAATGAT GACTCACAGCCTTTCAGCTATGAAGAATGTACGTAATCAATTGGAAACTTCACTGCATACCAAATTgtgtttacatttaatttattttatatttttcagctga